From Micromonospora echinaurantiaca:
GCAGGCGCTGCGGACCCGCACCGCGGAGCTGCGCACCGCCTTCCCATCGGTGCGCTGAGCGCGCCCGACTAGTCGCACCGGTCCTCGTACCGATGAACCGTCCCTCGGCGCGTCGGAGCGCCCGGCGTGGGCGCGACCACCGCGCCCCCGCCCGGCGCTCCGGCTCGCCGGCCTGCCCGCCGTACGCTGCACCGCGCCGGTCGCTCTCCACCCGCCTCGCCGCTCCGCGTCCGCCGGGACCGCGTACGGATGCCGCGCGTGTGACGATGCCGGCAGAACGGGCGGGCCGATGACGACGGGCGGGGCCAGGCTGCTGCGAGGGCCCAGGGGGCCGCGCCGGGCGATCTTCCTCGAGCTCTTCTTCGACCTGGTGTTCGTCGCCACGCTCGTGCAGCTCTCGCGGGGCCTGATGCGGGACCTCAGCTGGAGCGGGGCTTTCCAGACGCTGGTGCTGCTGCTGGCCATGTGGTGGACCTGGAGCATCACCACCTGGACGACCAACCTGTACGACCCGCAACGCATGGAGATCCAGTTCCTGGTCACCGCGACCATGCTGGGCAGCCTGCTGATGGTGGCCGCGCTGCCCGACGCGTTCGGGGCCCGCGGGCTGGTCTTCGCCGGGGCGTACGTGGCGATCCACGTCGGCCGCCAGGTCTACTTCGTCCTCGCCCTGCGCGGTCACCAGTTGCAGCGCAGAAGCCTGCGACTGCTGTTCTGGTTCGGTGTGTCGGCGGTGCCGTGGTTCGCCGGCGCGCTCATGGCGGGTCCCGCGCGGCCGGTCCTCTGGACGCTGGCGGTCGCGGTCGACTACACCGGCGGGATCCTCCGCTTCCCCACGCCGGGGCTGGGCCGCTCGCCCGAATCGGACTTCCCGGTCCTGGCCGAGCATCTGGCCGAGCGGTACCGGCAGCTCTTCATCATCGCGCTCGGCGAGTTGATCCTGGTCACCGCGTTGACCCTGGGCGGTACCGGCTTCGCGGCCGAACGGATCGTGGCGTTCGTGGTGGGGTTCGCCGGCACCGTGCTGTTCTGGCGGATCTACGTCTACCGGGCCGGTGACCTGCTGCCCGCCGCCATCGCCGCGGCCCGCAAGCCGGACAGCCTGGCCCGGTGGTCCGCGCTCGCCCACCTGATCATGCTGGCCGGCATCGTGGCCACCGCGGTCGGCGACGAGATCATCATCACCCATCCGCTCGGACATTCGCAGCCGGCCTGGGTCGCCGCCATCCTCGGCGGACCCGCGCTGTTCCTGGCCGGCCGGGCCGGCTTCGAGTACGCCGTCTTCGCCCGGACGCCTTACGCCTGGCTGATCGGCATCCTCGTGCTGGCCGCCCTGGCGCCGCCGCTGCTCCACGCACCGCCGCTGCTGGTCGCCGCGGCGGCCCTCGCGGTCCTCGTCGGGGCCGCCGCCGCCGACGCGGCCCGCGCCCGTCGGCATCCGCCGCCCGCGCTGCCGTCGCCGCCCGAGTAGCCGCCGGCGCCATCCAGTCGGCGGGCCCCGTCAGATGGCGATCAGCCGACGCTGGTTGCGAAGCGGCGGATCGGCTCCGACCACGCCTTCGGGTCCCGCCACGGGAAGGTGTGGGCGCCGGCGACTTCGACGTACTCGCCCGTAGGCGGTAGGGCAGCGAGCCGGCGACCCCACCGGGACGTGCCGATC
This genomic window contains:
- a CDS encoding low temperature requirement protein A: MTTGGARLLRGPRGPRRAIFLELFFDLVFVATLVQLSRGLMRDLSWSGAFQTLVLLLAMWWTWSITTWTTNLYDPQRMEIQFLVTATMLGSLLMVAALPDAFGARGLVFAGAYVAIHVGRQVYFVLALRGHQLQRRSLRLLFWFGVSAVPWFAGALMAGPARPVLWTLAVAVDYTGGILRFPTPGLGRSPESDFPVLAEHLAERYRQLFIIALGELILVTALTLGGTGFAAERIVAFVVGFAGTVLFWRIYVYRAGDLLPAAIAAARKPDSLARWSALAHLIMLAGIVATAVGDEIIITHPLGHSQPAWVAAILGGPALFLAGRAGFEYAVFARTPYAWLIGILVLAALAPPLLHAPPLLVAAAALAVLVGAAAADAARARRHPPPALPSPPE